A stretch of Panthera tigris isolate Pti1 chromosome E2, P.tigris_Pti1_mat1.1, whole genome shotgun sequence DNA encodes these proteins:
- the LOC122234208 gene encoding uncharacterized protein LOC122234208, protein MDSPGLPEGRAGREQRQEAGQPQSMGARHTLPLWGLTGLELADSRALPARYRSCELHPPQRTRGLKLALAGASVCPLPPEDWSRSDTSCAPLPPHPPSCLQNTDLSPRPLNMHSRSRRLGSGIQRAEQAWSGSTWPESDHTRGSTRPDDKWQLGLGSKESCPSRSPPTGVVRSRVRRGAPDLGSKESRAHNNCKGALALTWRQVATIPPSMERHYSGTVHNPTWEGPRKRKQTPQRGRRRASVLAELAVPSSLRPAAGPRLWGHETRLPCGKGWGPLNYSIFSAEQMLTRCLVPVLAVTLTTHVLGSVENHTQETRTTPPGPSSHTGNDLFPSSCFLRCAVNTHLLYKLSVTWKRLF, encoded by the coding sequence ATGGACAGTCCAGGGCTTCCcgaaggaagggcaggaagggagcAGCGGCAGGAAGCCGGACAACCACAGAGCATGGGCGCCCGTCACACTCTACCCCTCTGGGGGCTGACGGGCCTGGAGCTTGCTGACTCACGGGCTCTCCCGGCCCGTTACCGCTCCTGTGAGCTCCATCCACCCCAGAGAACACGCGGCCTCAAGCTAGCGCTAGCGGGAGCCAGTGTCTGCCCTCTGCCACCTGAAGACTGGAGCAGATCGGATACTTCCTGTGCCCCGCTCCCTCCCCACCCGCCTTCCTGCCTCCAAAACACAGACCTGTCACCCCGACCACTCAACATGCATTCGAGAAGCCGAAGGCTAGGGTCAGGGATACAGAGAGCAGAGCAGGCGTGGTCTGGGTCCACGTGGCCAGAAAGCGATCACACTCGAGGCTCCACACGCCCTGACGACAAATGGCAGTTAGGTCTGGGTAGTAAGGAGTCGTGTCCATCAAGAAGCCCCCCGACTGGGGTAGTAAGGAGTCGTGTCCGTCGAGGAGCCCCCGACTTGGGTAGCAAGGAGTCAAGGGCACACAACAACTGTAAAGGAGCCTTGGCGTTGACCTGGCGGCAGGTGGCGACAATCCCTCCGTCTATGGAGAGGCATTACTCCGGAACTGTGCACAACCCCACGTGGGAGGGCCCCCGGAAAAGGAAGCAGACACCCCAGCGTGGGAGGCGCAGAGCCTCCGTGCTCGCTGAGCTGGCTGTCCCAAGCTCACTTCGCCCTGCAGCGGGGCCTCGGCTTTGGGGGCACGAGACAAGGCTCCCTTGTGGAAAGGGCTGGGGACCCTTGAACTATAGCATCTTTTCTGCAGAACAGATGTTAACAAGGTGCTTGGTCCCTGTGTTAGCCGTCACACTCACTACCCACGTTCTAGGGAGTGTGGAAAACCACACCCAAGAAACGAGAACCActcccccagggcccagcagtCACACGGGTAACGATTTATTTCCTTCAAGTTGTTTCCTTCGGTGCGCAGTGAACACGCATCTACTGTACAAACTCAGCGTCACGTGGAAAAGGCTGTTTTGA